A region from the Brassica napus cultivar Da-Ae chromosome C8, Da-Ae, whole genome shotgun sequence genome encodes:
- the LOC106393915 gene encoding LOW QUALITY PROTEIN: S-locus-specific glycoprotein S13 (The sequence of the model RefSeq protein was modified relative to this genomic sequence to represent the inferred CDS: inserted 4 bases in 2 codons) produces the protein IASSSHWDATSNINXVLKSWRGPKDPSSGKFTYGVERNEHAQSIIRKKGVPTFRNDPWNTINDLEXEVGNLMYVTYIVTVTKEEATYVFSIANETFFSILRLSYRGMLIRSTWIPKPQEVWKQVVHMFPDDMCSWYNKCGANGLCSRDTSPNGKCIEWFEARDKEAWDLNDYTGGCVRKTSLSCSGDGPITR, from the exons attgcttCGTCTTCACATTGGGATGCCACATCAAACATTAA AGTCTTAAAATCCTGGAGAGGCCCTAAAGATCCGTCATCAGGGAAATTCACCTATGGGGTGGAACGTAATGAGCACGCGCAGAGTATCATACGGAAGAAAGGTGTGCCAACATTTCGGAATGATCCGTGGAACACAATAAACGACTTAGA GGAAGTGGGAAATTTAATGTACGTGACATACATCGTTACCGTGACCAAAGAGGAGGCTACATATGTGTTCAGTATCGCGAATGAGACTTTTTTCTCAATACTTAGATTATCATATCGAGGCATGTTGATCCGGTCTACGTGGATTCCAAAACCACAAGAAGTGTGGAAACAGGTAGTTCATATGTTTCCAGACGATATGTGCAGTTGGTACAACAAATGTGGAGCGAATGGTCTCTGCAGTAGAGACACATCACCGAACGGCAAATGCATAGAATGGTTTGAGGCAAGGGACAAGGAAGCATGGGATCTGAACGACTACACAGGTGGGTGTGTGAGGAAGACATCGTTGAGCTGCTCTGGAGATGGGCCCATTACAAGATGA